The Carassius gibelio isolate Cgi1373 ecotype wild population from Czech Republic chromosome A24, carGib1.2-hapl.c, whole genome shotgun sequence genome window below encodes:
- the LOC127946410 gene encoding choline-phosphate cytidylyltransferase B-like isoform X3 encodes MEELEHTCPLPRTTLIEPAIFTPETSCECRAPHEKLTVEQARLGTPVDRPVRIYADGIFDLFHSGHARALMQAKNLFPNAYLIVGVCSDELTHKYKGFTVMTEDERYEALRHCRYVDEVLRDAPWTLTQEFLEKHKIDFVAHDDIPYSSAGSEDVYQHIKEAEGISTSDLITRIVRDYDVYARRNLQRGYTAKELNVSYIKEKKYRLQNQVDRMKEKVRTVEEKSKHFVYRVEEKSHDLIQKWEEKSREFIGNFLELFGPDGTWKQMIQERSGRMIQALSPRCSPSSSPPRDFSPSRSPSPPSRWAMPRTSPPTSPKGASASISSMSEGDEDEK; translated from the exons ATGGAGGAGCTGGAACATACCTGTCCACTGCCACGAACG ACTCTCATAGAACCTGCCATATTTACCCCGGAGACGAGCTGCGAGTGTCGGGCTCCACATGAGAAGCTGACTGTAGAGCAAGCTCGACTTGGAACGCCTG TGGACCGGCCGGTGCGAATCTATGCAGATGGCATCTTCGATCTTTTTCATTCCGGTCACGCTCGCGCCCTGATGCAGGCTAAGAATCTGTTCCCTAACGCCTACCTTATAGTTGGAG TATGTAGTGATGAACTCACTCACAAGTACAAGGGCTTCACCGTGATGACAGAAGACGAGCGGTACGAGGCATTGAGACACTGCCGCTACGTTGATGAGGTTTTGCGCGATGCGCCCTGGACTCTGACCCAAGAGTTTTTAGAAAAACACAAG ATTGACTTTGTGGCGCATGACGACATCCCATACTCCTCTGCTGGATCTGAGGATGTGTACCAGCATATTAAGGAGGCAG AAGGGATCTCAACGTCCGACCTGATCACCCGGATAGTGAGAGACTATGACGTGTACGCTAGACGTAACTTACAGAGGGGCTACACCGCTAAAGAACTGAACGTCAGTTATATTAAA GAAAAGAAGTACCGTCTGCAGAATCAGGTGGACAGGATGAAAGAGAAGGTGCGGACGGTCGAGGAGAAGTCCAAGCACTTTGTGTATAGAGTGGAAGAGAAGAGCCATGATCTTATCCAGAAGTGGGAGGAGAAATCACGAGAGTTCATTGGGAACTTCCTGGAGCTCTTTGGCCCAGATGGGACTTGG AAGCAAATGATTCAGGAACGTAGTGGGCGTATGATCCAGGCGCTCTCTCCACGCTGCTCGCCCAGCAGCAGCCCACCGAGGGACTTTTCCCCATCACGCTCTCCGTCACCTCCATCCCGCTGGGCCATGCCCAGGACCTCTCCGCCCACGTCCCCGAAGGGCGCCTCCGCCTCCATCAGCAGCATGAGCGAGGGTGACGAGGACGAGAAGTGA
- the pdk3a gene encoding pyruvate dehydrogenase (acetyl-transferring) kinase isozyme 3, mitochondrial, producing MRLYAFLLKDHLPKIEYYSRFSPSPLSIKQFLEFGRDNACEKTSYMFLRKELPVRLANTMREVNLLPDRLLSQPSVKLVQKWYMQSFFELLEFENRKPEDPHALNDFLETLIEIRNRHNDVVPTMAQGVIEYKEKFGFDPFVSSNIQYFLDRFYTNRISFRMLINQHTLLFGNDINPAHPKHIGSIDPSCSVAEVVTDAYETAKMVCEQYYSAAPELKIEEFNAKAPQKPIQAVYVPSHLFHMLFELFKNAMRATNELHEGSKEGLPLIKAKVTLGKEDLSVKISDMGGGVALRKIDRLFNYTYSTAPTPSLDSKRVPLAGFGHGLPISRLYARYFQGDLKLYSMEGVGTDAVIYLKALSSESFERLPVFNKSAWRHYQGGPGADDWSNPSKEPRDASKYKAKR from the exons ATGAGACTGTACGCATTTCTTCTGAAGGACCATTTACCAAAAATAGAATATTATTCAAGGTTTTCACCATCGCCCCTGTCAATCAAACAGTTTCTGGAATTCG GTAGGGATAATGCATGTGAGAAGACGTCTTACATGTTCCTGCGGAAGGAGCTGCCAGTGCGTCTGGCTAACACTATGAGAGAGGTCAATCTGCTGCCTGACAGGCTCCTCAGCCAACCTTCAGTCAAACTGGTGCAGAAATG GTACATGCAAAGTTTTTTCGAACTTCTAGAGTTTGAGAACAGGAAACCAGAAGACCCACATGCCCTGAATGA CTTTCTGGAGACTCTTATTGAGATCAGGAATAGGCACAATGATGTGGTCCCGACTATGGCCCAGGGTGTGATCGAATATAAAGAGAAGTTTGGTTTCGATCCATTTGTCAGCTCCAACATCCAGTACTTTTTGGACCGCTTCTACACCAACCGAATCTCCTTTCGCATGCTCATCAACCAGCACA CTCTCCTTTTTGGCAATGACATCAACCCAGCCCATCCGAAACACATTGGCAGTATTGATCCCAGCTGCAGTGTTGCTGAGGTGGTGACtg ATGCATACGAGACCGCCAAGATGGTGTGCGAGCAATATTATTCAGCTGCCCCTGAACTCAAGATAGAGGAATTCAATG CAAAGGCTCCTCAAAAACCCATCCAGGCTGTGTACGTTCCCTCACACCTTTTCCACATGCTGTTTGAACTGTTTAAG aaTGCAATGCGGGCCACCAATGAGCTCCACGAGGGAAGTAAGGAGGGCCTTCCTCTTATAAAAGCAAAAGTGACCCTGGGGAAAGAAGATCTCTCTGTGAAG ATCAGTGACATGGGAGGGGGCGTGGCTTTACGGAAGATTGACAGGCTGTTCAACTACACCTACTCGACTGCACCAACACCCAGTCTGGACTCGAAACGAGTGCCATTG GCTGGATTTGGACATGGTTTGCCGATCTCCAGACTGTACGCCCGCTACTTTCAAGGGGACCTGAAACTGTACTCGATGGAAGGTGTAGGGACCGATGCCGTCATCTACTTGAAG GCTCTCTCCAGCGAATCATTTGAGCGTCTGCCCGTCTTTAACAAATCTGCTTGGCGACACTATCAAGGAGGCCCAGGAGCAGATGACTGGAGCAACCCGAGCAAAGAGCCCAGAGATGCTTCAAAATACAAGGCCAAAAGATAA
- the LOC127946410 gene encoding choline-phosphate cytidylyltransferase B-like isoform X2: MEELEHTCPLPRTTLIEPAIFTPETSCECRAPHEKLTVEQARLGTPVDRPVRIYADGIFDLFHSGHARALMQAKNLFPNAYLIVGVCSDELTHKYKGFTVMTEDERYEALRHCRYVDEVLRDAPWTLTQEFLEKHKIDFVAHDDIPYSSAGSEDVYQHIKEAGMFVPTKRTEGISTSDLITRIVRDYDVYARRNLQRGYTAKELNVSYIKEKKYRLQNQVDRMKEKVRTVEEKSKHFVYRVEEKSHDLIQKWEEKSREFIGNFLELFGPDGTWQMIQERSGRMIQALSPRCSPSSSPPRDFSPSRSPSPPSRWAMPRTSPPTSPKGASASISSMSEGDEDEK, from the exons ATGGAGGAGCTGGAACATACCTGTCCACTGCCACGAACG ACTCTCATAGAACCTGCCATATTTACCCCGGAGACGAGCTGCGAGTGTCGGGCTCCACATGAGAAGCTGACTGTAGAGCAAGCTCGACTTGGAACGCCTG TGGACCGGCCGGTGCGAATCTATGCAGATGGCATCTTCGATCTTTTTCATTCCGGTCACGCTCGCGCCCTGATGCAGGCTAAGAATCTGTTCCCTAACGCCTACCTTATAGTTGGAG TATGTAGTGATGAACTCACTCACAAGTACAAGGGCTTCACCGTGATGACAGAAGACGAGCGGTACGAGGCATTGAGACACTGCCGCTACGTTGATGAGGTTTTGCGCGATGCGCCCTGGACTCTGACCCAAGAGTTTTTAGAAAAACACAAG ATTGACTTTGTGGCGCATGACGACATCCCATACTCCTCTGCTGGATCTGAGGATGTGTACCAGCATATTAAGGAGGCAG GTATGTTTGTGCCCACCAAAAGGACAGAAGGGATCTCAACGTCCGACCTGATCACCCGGATAGTGAGAGACTATGACGTGTACGCTAGACGTAACTTACAGAGGGGCTACACCGCTAAAGAACTGAACGTCAGTTATATTAAA GAAAAGAAGTACCGTCTGCAGAATCAGGTGGACAGGATGAAAGAGAAGGTGCGGACGGTCGAGGAGAAGTCCAAGCACTTTGTGTATAGAGTGGAAGAGAAGAGCCATGATCTTATCCAGAAGTGGGAGGAGAAATCACGAGAGTTCATTGGGAACTTCCTGGAGCTCTTTGGCCCAGATGGGACTTGG CAAATGATTCAGGAACGTAGTGGGCGTATGATCCAGGCGCTCTCTCCACGCTGCTCGCCCAGCAGCAGCCCACCGAGGGACTTTTCCCCATCACGCTCTCCGTCACCTCCATCCCGCTGGGCCATGCCCAGGACCTCTCCGCCCACGTCCCCGAAGGGCGCCTCCGCCTCCATCAGCAGCATGAGCGAGGGTGACGAGGACGAGAAGTGA
- the LOC127946410 gene encoding choline-phosphate cytidylyltransferase B-like isoform X1: protein MEELEHTCPLPRTTLIEPAIFTPETSCECRAPHEKLTVEQARLGTPVDRPVRIYADGIFDLFHSGHARALMQAKNLFPNAYLIVGVCSDELTHKYKGFTVMTEDERYEALRHCRYVDEVLRDAPWTLTQEFLEKHKIDFVAHDDIPYSSAGSEDVYQHIKEAGMFVPTKRTEGISTSDLITRIVRDYDVYARRNLQRGYTAKELNVSYIKEKKYRLQNQVDRMKEKVRTVEEKSKHFVYRVEEKSHDLIQKWEEKSREFIGNFLELFGPDGTWKQMIQERSGRMIQALSPRCSPSSSPPRDFSPSRSPSPPSRWAMPRTSPPTSPKGASASISSMSEGDEDEK from the exons ATGGAGGAGCTGGAACATACCTGTCCACTGCCACGAACG ACTCTCATAGAACCTGCCATATTTACCCCGGAGACGAGCTGCGAGTGTCGGGCTCCACATGAGAAGCTGACTGTAGAGCAAGCTCGACTTGGAACGCCTG TGGACCGGCCGGTGCGAATCTATGCAGATGGCATCTTCGATCTTTTTCATTCCGGTCACGCTCGCGCCCTGATGCAGGCTAAGAATCTGTTCCCTAACGCCTACCTTATAGTTGGAG TATGTAGTGATGAACTCACTCACAAGTACAAGGGCTTCACCGTGATGACAGAAGACGAGCGGTACGAGGCATTGAGACACTGCCGCTACGTTGATGAGGTTTTGCGCGATGCGCCCTGGACTCTGACCCAAGAGTTTTTAGAAAAACACAAG ATTGACTTTGTGGCGCATGACGACATCCCATACTCCTCTGCTGGATCTGAGGATGTGTACCAGCATATTAAGGAGGCAG GTATGTTTGTGCCCACCAAAAGGACAGAAGGGATCTCAACGTCCGACCTGATCACCCGGATAGTGAGAGACTATGACGTGTACGCTAGACGTAACTTACAGAGGGGCTACACCGCTAAAGAACTGAACGTCAGTTATATTAAA GAAAAGAAGTACCGTCTGCAGAATCAGGTGGACAGGATGAAAGAGAAGGTGCGGACGGTCGAGGAGAAGTCCAAGCACTTTGTGTATAGAGTGGAAGAGAAGAGCCATGATCTTATCCAGAAGTGGGAGGAGAAATCACGAGAGTTCATTGGGAACTTCCTGGAGCTCTTTGGCCCAGATGGGACTTGG AAGCAAATGATTCAGGAACGTAGTGGGCGTATGATCCAGGCGCTCTCTCCACGCTGCTCGCCCAGCAGCAGCCCACCGAGGGACTTTTCCCCATCACGCTCTCCGTCACCTCCATCCCGCTGGGCCATGCCCAGGACCTCTCCGCCCACGTCCCCGAAGGGCGCCTCCGCCTCCATCAGCAGCATGAGCGAGGGTGACGAGGACGAGAAGTGA